One Dreissena polymorpha isolate Duluth1 chromosome 9, UMN_Dpol_1.0, whole genome shotgun sequence genomic window carries:
- the LOC127845698 gene encoding uncharacterized protein LOC127845698 isoform X2: protein MVKAYKCICCNKRAKPKDRRPLTDTVKNYLRRVFPAVDPTDSDVICFQCRVKSYKNAPKPRQCSDNISNDPDYQPQPSTSRQPFSPLSIRWVVESANARIKGFKYLDHVMPNSQLPFIGDFVKIVCAISNKYFPPLSSPDQVEQDELIAEKMLQQNEKENELKMLVEEKGLARKKTIWRPIEDCEVQGFPRLSDEQLSELTLGVYQLRLSSSYMQEHTTGNCDIKVHVHEQSLISAKLQSRHTSSRMYMLWIRHSEDMVESWYCQCKTGSRVVGMCSHIAAVVWFLSAGRYQQKESLGVRDWGKYLSDASAIRIDDSSSSESDSEVF from the exons ATGGTGAAAGCCTACAAATGCATTTGCTGTAATAAGCGTGCAAAACCAAAAGATCGTCGTCCATTGACTGACACTGTTAAAAACTATCTACGAAGGGTCTTTCCTGCTGTAGATCCAACAGACAGTgatgtcatttgttttcaatgtcgAGTCAAAAGCTACAAGAATGCCCCAAAGCCTAGGCAATGTTCAGACAACATCAGCAATGATCCGGACTACCAACCCCAACCATCTACATCCAGACAGCCATTTAGCCCATTATCA ATCAGATGGGTGGTCGAATCGGCAAACGCTAGAATCAAGGGATTCAAATATCTAGATCATGTGATGCCAAATAGCCAGCTGCCATTTATTGGTGactttgttaaaattgtttgCGCCATCTCAAACAAATACTTCCCCCCTCTAAGTTCCCCAGACCAAGTCGAACAAGATGAATTGATCGCCGAAAAGATGCTGcaacaaaatgaaaaagaaaacgaGCTGAAAATGTTAGTAGAAGAGAAAGGTCTTGCTAGGAAAAAGACAATTTGGCGGCCTATTGAAGATTGTGAAGTACAGGGATTTCCGCGTTTAAGTGATGAACAGCTAAGTGAACTAACACTTGGTGTTTACCAATTGCGTTTGAGTTCCAGCTACATGCAAGAGCATACAACTGGAAATTGTGACATTAAAGTGCATGTTCACGAGCAAAGTTTGATTTCTGCAAAATTGCAAAGTCGCCATACATCTAGCAGAATGTACATGCTGTGGATACGTCACAGTGAGGATATGGTCGAATCATGGTACTGCCAATGCAAGACTGGATCGCGAGTGGTTGGAATGTGTTCACACATTGCAGCTGTGGTCTGGTTCTTGTCTGCCGGTAGATATCAGCAAAAGGAAAGTTTGGGGGTTCGAGACTGGGGAAAGTACCTGTCTGACGCTTCTGCAATTCGTATTGATGATTCAAGTTCTAGCGAGAGTGATAGCGAAGTTTTTTAG
- the LOC127845698 gene encoding uncharacterized protein LOC127845698 isoform X1 codes for MLWMVKAYKCICCNKRAKPKDRRPLTDTVKNYLRRVFPAVDPTDSDVICFQCRVKSYKNAPKPRQCSDNISNDPDYQPQPSTSRQPFSPLSIRWVVESANARIKGFKYLDHVMPNSQLPFIGDFVKIVCAISNKYFPPLSSPDQVEQDELIAEKMLQQNEKENELKMLVEEKGLARKKTIWRPIEDCEVQGFPRLSDEQLSELTLGVYQLRLSSSYMQEHTTGNCDIKVHVHEQSLISAKLQSRHTSSRMYMLWIRHSEDMVESWYCQCKTGSRVVGMCSHIAAVVWFLSAGRYQQKESLGVRDWGKYLSDASAIRIDDSSSSESDSEVF; via the exons atgctttg GATGGTGAAAGCCTACAAATGCATTTGCTGTAATAAGCGTGCAAAACCAAAAGATCGTCGTCCATTGACTGACACTGTTAAAAACTATCTACGAAGGGTCTTTCCTGCTGTAGATCCAACAGACAGTgatgtcatttgttttcaatgtcgAGTCAAAAGCTACAAGAATGCCCCAAAGCCTAGGCAATGTTCAGACAACATCAGCAATGATCCGGACTACCAACCCCAACCATCTACATCCAGACAGCCATTTAGCCCATTATCA ATCAGATGGGTGGTCGAATCGGCAAACGCTAGAATCAAGGGATTCAAATATCTAGATCATGTGATGCCAAATAGCCAGCTGCCATTTATTGGTGactttgttaaaattgtttgCGCCATCTCAAACAAATACTTCCCCCCTCTAAGTTCCCCAGACCAAGTCGAACAAGATGAATTGATCGCCGAAAAGATGCTGcaacaaaatgaaaaagaaaacgaGCTGAAAATGTTAGTAGAAGAGAAAGGTCTTGCTAGGAAAAAGACAATTTGGCGGCCTATTGAAGATTGTGAAGTACAGGGATTTCCGCGTTTAAGTGATGAACAGCTAAGTGAACTAACACTTGGTGTTTACCAATTGCGTTTGAGTTCCAGCTACATGCAAGAGCATACAACTGGAAATTGTGACATTAAAGTGCATGTTCACGAGCAAAGTTTGATTTCTGCAAAATTGCAAAGTCGCCATACATCTAGCAGAATGTACATGCTGTGGATACGTCACAGTGAGGATATGGTCGAATCATGGTACTGCCAATGCAAGACTGGATCGCGAGTGGTTGGAATGTGTTCACACATTGCAGCTGTGGTCTGGTTCTTGTCTGCCGGTAGATATCAGCAAAAGGAAAGTTTGGGGGTTCGAGACTGGGGAAAGTACCTGTCTGACGCTTCTGCAATTCGTATTGATGATTCAAGTTCTAGCGAGAGTGATAGCGAAGTTTTTTAG
- the LOC127845698 gene encoding uncharacterized protein LOC127845698 isoform X3: MRLIWIYICSSIRWVVESANARIKGFKYLDHVMPNSQLPFIGDFVKIVCAISNKYFPPLSSPDQVEQDELIAEKMLQQNEKENELKMLVEEKGLARKKTIWRPIEDCEVQGFPRLSDEQLSELTLGVYQLRLSSSYMQEHTTGNCDIKVHVHEQSLISAKLQSRHTSSRMYMLWIRHSEDMVESWYCQCKTGSRVVGMCSHIAAVVWFLSAGRYQQKESLGVRDWGKYLSDASAIRIDDSSSSESDSEVF; encoded by the exons ATGAGGCTTATTTGGATTTATATATGttcgtct ATCAGATGGGTGGTCGAATCGGCAAACGCTAGAATCAAGGGATTCAAATATCTAGATCATGTGATGCCAAATAGCCAGCTGCCATTTATTGGTGactttgttaaaattgtttgCGCCATCTCAAACAAATACTTCCCCCCTCTAAGTTCCCCAGACCAAGTCGAACAAGATGAATTGATCGCCGAAAAGATGCTGcaacaaaatgaaaaagaaaacgaGCTGAAAATGTTAGTAGAAGAGAAAGGTCTTGCTAGGAAAAAGACAATTTGGCGGCCTATTGAAGATTGTGAAGTACAGGGATTTCCGCGTTTAAGTGATGAACAGCTAAGTGAACTAACACTTGGTGTTTACCAATTGCGTTTGAGTTCCAGCTACATGCAAGAGCATACAACTGGAAATTGTGACATTAAAGTGCATGTTCACGAGCAAAGTTTGATTTCTGCAAAATTGCAAAGTCGCCATACATCTAGCAGAATGTACATGCTGTGGATACGTCACAGTGAGGATATGGTCGAATCATGGTACTGCCAATGCAAGACTGGATCGCGAGTGGTTGGAATGTGTTCACACATTGCAGCTGTGGTCTGGTTCTTGTCTGCCGGTAGATATCAGCAAAAGGAAAGTTTGGGGGTTCGAGACTGGGGAAAGTACCTGTCTGACGCTTCTGCAATTCGTATTGATGATTCAAGTTCTAGCGAGAGTGATAGCGAAGTTTTTTAG